The following coding sequences are from one Melanotaenia boesemani isolate fMelBoe1 chromosome 17, fMelBoe1.pri, whole genome shotgun sequence window:
- the rnmt gene encoding mRNA cap guanine-N7 methyltransferase, translated as MSLQTDTMKPEGEKSREAEDEKGVTSGREEVHQKMGMKRKHEEEEDEAETSPTKKLVADHGVKVASHYNKLQEVGLAARSQSRIFFMRNFNNWLKSVLIGEILEQIRDSGHKQVSVLDLGCGKGGDLLKWRRGGISHLVCADIAGVSVEQCQSRYEEMKRKSHANEKIFSAQFITADCSKEDLSEKLDNAELMFDICSCQFVYHYSFESEQKADMMLRNACERLKPGGFFIGTTPDAYELVKRLEASDSLSFGNEVFNVSFQSKGSYPLFGCQYHFSLEGVVDVPEFLVYFPLFEHMAKRYNMRLVLKQRFSEFFEEKVKKEHHRSLMMKMMALEPFPCDDGGRQSSDSKEEYSHAKQHCDRTRVRPPVGTLSKSEWEATSVYLVFVFQKMS; from the exons ATGTCTCTCCAGACAGACACAATGAAACCGGAAGGAGAGAAATCGAGAGAAGCTGAAGATGAGAAAGGAGTGACTTCAGGAAGAGAAGAGGTGCATCAGAAGATGGGGATGAAGAGgaaacatgaggaggaggaagatgaagcaGAGACTTCACCCACAAAGAAGCTG GTGGCTGATCACGGTGTGAAGGTGGCTAGCCACTACAACAAGCTGCAAGAAGTTGGTCTGGCTGCTCGAAGTCAAAGCAGAATCTTCTTCATGAGGAACTTTAACAACTGGCTGAAGAGTGTCCTGATCG GTGAGATCCTTGAACAGATACGGGATTCGGGACACAAGCAGGTATCTGTGTTGGACCTTGGCTGTGGTAAAGGAGGAGACCTACTGAagtggagaagaggagggatCAGTCATCTGGTCTGTGCAG ATATAGCAGGAGTGTCAGTGGAGCAGTGCCAGAGTCGTTATGAGgagatgaaaaggaaaagtCACGCTAACGAGAAAATCTTCAGCGCCCAGTTTATTACAGCAGACTGTTCAAAG GAGGATTTGTCAGAGAAGCTGGATAATGCGGAGCTCATGTTTGACATCTGCAGCTGTCAGTTTGTGTATCATTACTCATTTGAGAGCGAGCAGAAGGCAGACATGATGCTGAGGAATGCCTGTGAGCGTTTGAAACCTGGAGGCTTCTTCATTGGAACAACTCCAGACGCCTATGAGCTTGT TAAACGTCTGGAGGCGTCGGACTCTCTGTCGTTTGGTAATGAGGTCTTCAATGTTTCCTTTCAGTCCAAAGGTTCTTATCCTCTGTTTGGATGTCAATATCACTTCAGCCTTGAGGGCGTTGTTGATGTTCCTGAGTTTCTTGTCTACTTTCCTCTTTTTGAACA CATGGCAAAGCGTTACAATATGCGCCTGGTGCTGAAGCAAAGGTTTTCCGAGTTCTTCGAGGAGAAAGTGAAGAAGGAGCATCATCGTAGCctcatgatgaagatgatggctCTGGAG CCGTTTCCTTGTGACGATGGAGGTCGACAGTCTTCTGACAGCAAAGAAGAATACTCCCATGCTAAACAGCACTGCGACAGAACCAGAGTGAGACCACCAGTG GGAACCCTGAGCAAATCTGAGTGGGAGGCAACCA GTG